The window GTTATTTGGATGCTAGCAACATATTTGGATCCTATATAAAGTTTTGTCAAATCATCAAAAGATTAACTTCGTTACAAATTTCTTTATGCGTTTGGGATCCACTTGTACATTAGTAGTACATTTTAGCGTCGCTTCAAAAAATTGAGCAACAAATAACACAATTCTATATGGTGTGAACGTATTAATTGATTCTTATATGAATGTTGTGACTTCTACGATGTAAAgtccacttttctttttttgttttggtagcaACCCCGATTTTCTCTATAGCCAGAGTAGCATCACATGTCACTTTCCAGTTTTTTATACTTGAGTTGTAAAATCGGCATTATTATTTAACGAATCTTGAAGTGAAAGTCGAACATGCTTATTCAGAAGAGGCGATTCTTATTCAGAAATAGCAATAATTGGATGTAGAATGACCTTATCTTCCTTGGAAGGGAGAAAATTATAAAGGAATCCATTCTTCCATAGCACACTAGAAGGCCTTctgtttaaaaaatttcaattcaatatTTTTCCAAGTTAACGAGAATATTCTTATGAGTCCCAACTATTATATTTGTGATAGATTTTAACCTCATCCTGCTATTAGTATTATATCTACATAACAAGGTACTTTATGACCCTCTAAATTATGTTGTGCGTGacaaaaataatgaagattATGTGCTAACCTCACAAAGTTTGATAGTGAAATAGGGGAAACAGTTATACGGAAATGTTGCCACTTCATCCATCAGAAAAGAGAAGTCAGTTAGTGTCCTCTCAAAGTTTCATTGATGTTAAAGTGATGAGTGAAGCTCTTCTTTTTGGAGATTGGCAAATAGACCAATAGCCTTTCCTACCAAAtggaagtaaaaaagaaaaacaaaaacaaaaacaaaagaagaaaaggtaCCTTTGTTTACTAAATTTGAAGGGGAGCTTCATTTTTGGCTTACATAGCAAGATAACTCAAATACGAGCCCACCACCTTTGCTTATACCCCAAAGCACCCAACTACAACACTTAATTGTCACCAGAGAGAGAAATAGAGTCTAATCAGTTTTCCTATTGCCACTCTTAATAAAGGCTTTTTATGCTTCTCCAACAAGAATTGGACATGAGGTTGGCCGTTGGCCTCACACCCCTAACTGAATTTAATCATGGTCTTCCTTACTTACACTACTTATTCTTAAGCTGAGAATGCATTCATTCATCCGTGTGTGACAAGAACTAGCAGAGCATATAATTCCATTTCTCTGCTCACTCTCACAACAGTGACTGAACCTGTTAGCCAAAGTTTCATTTGAAAATGGTACTTCCCTGCCCTGCCCAAATACTAGTTGGCCTCTCCTTAGACCCAGATGACAGCAAGGAGCTTCTGTCATGGGCAATAAGAGTTCTAGCCAATCCAAATGACACCATTGTGGCTGTGCATGTTCTTGGTTAGTCACTATTTTTCTAcccaaattgaaaattttcaactCATTTAGTCTTTAATTAGTTATTACTTGTTACCTGCATTATCACTTATTctattcaatgtttttttcaataaacATAAGATTCTAAATTCATGATTGACGATTTCGCATAGATCAAACCATCTATATGCTCATGCTGTGAACGTTTAGTGTTGTAATAGCCTGCAAGTTTGTTAAATTACAGTTGCTGCGGATAAGAAGAAGCGTGTCTCAGTCAGAAGAAGGCAATCACAACTTAGGCAGGCAAAAGCATATGTTATATCTGTGCTTGGAGAATTTGCACAGTCCAGTTGGTCTAAGCAGGTAATTCACCAGAATCAAATATATGATTATAAATGTTCCTATCTATAAACgcagcaattttttttatattcttatataaCGGTTAGACTACAACATGCTTGCTACTAAAGTCTAGAACCAAATAAATGCTCatgaaaaaaacattatcaGGTTAATTTGGAGGCCAGGGTGGCACTCAATTCCACAGTTGGTGAAGGTTTAGTGGAGGAAGTCAAGTCCATCAATGCTGACTATCTTCTTATCCGTGGCTCAAGAAACCGAACAAATAAGTACGAACTAAGTGATGTAATAAGTAATAAcggttattattttctttatgaacatcaTGCACGACAAAcctgatttatttttatttttttcttagaattGGAACTTCTAAAGGAATCACCAAGTATTGCTTTGAGCATGCACATGATGGGTGTACAATGGTCTCAGTTGGGAGACGTACAAAGGCAGATCAAAATGCCAATTCAAACTCAACACGTTTTCAAGGTAATTCAATTCTCAGAAACAAAgtaacaaaatacaaattacaATGGATAACAAGTCCCTTAAATAAGAGATACCTTGTATCTTTTCACTAGCAGATAAAAAACAACCAAGTTCAAGATGGTTTAAGAAGAATAACCAATATGGCAAGGGTGCCTCCCCTATTCTGGAGGATTATATATCAGGAACCAAGGCTCAGAACCGTTCACCAAGAACAGTACTAGATGGTCTAGAGGGACAATCGAACAGCACTGAAGATGATACCTTTAGCACTAGGGTCTCAAGCACCACAAATACCCCATCATCGGATTCTAAGAGGCGATCCAAGATAAGAAAACCACAGTTCCCATTCAGGTTCATAGTCTCATTCCTTGCTTCACCATTTAGAAGCAAAAACTTTAGCATATCCAAAAATGAAAAGCGTCAGCCTTTGTTGAAGTGCTTCAGCTATGAACAGATTTCCAATGCTACCAAAGACTTCCACCAAGGTATGTTAGTTTTtttggacaaaacttagatacatTTTCTGAAGTATCTTTAGTGTCATTCTCCAATCAGAATTAGACTGTGACTTCAATAATTTGTGTTAACCTTTAATGCAAGCCTTTATTACATGAACTGCTAAGATGATAGTCCAATTCTGATAGGAGAACAACACTTAAAACACTTAAAGAGtcctaatttcttttttctttttcatgttttaaaCAACAGATAATTTGGTTGGACGAGGTGGGTACTCGGAAGTATACAAAGGTGATCTTTCAGATGGACGAACCATTGCTGTGAAGAGGTTGGCCAAGGACAACAAGGATCCTAACAAGGAAAAAGAGTTCCTTATGGAATTGGGTGTTATTGGACACGTCTGCCATCCTAATACTGCAACTTTAGTGGGCTGCTGCATTGAAAATGGGCTTTATCTGATTTTCAATTACTCTCAAAATGGAAATTTGGCAACTGCACTGCATGGTAAAAGAGCCTCGTATTCCAAttccttattttatttcatttttcagcAAAGTATTGTTTGTTATTGAAATCATTATCAGGTAAAGCTGGAGATCCACTAGACTGGCCAATCAGATACAAAATTGCCATTGGTGTTGCAAGGGGCCTTCATTATCTTCATAAATGTTGCAAACACCGAATAATTCACCGTGACATCAAAGCTTCTAATGTTCTTCTGGGTCCTGATTATGAACCACAGGTATATTTAAATAGAATAGTAATCAAATCCAAACATTTGGAGTTGGTAgaaacaacattgttttcacGTGATTCAATTCAATCAACTTACACTTTAACTTTTTGAACGTCTATATTTAGATTACCGATTTTGGGCTTGCAAAGTGGCTTCCTAACAAGTGGACTCACCATGCTGTGATCCCCGTGGAGGGCACATTTGGATACTTAGCACCAGAGTACTTTATGCATGGAATCGTGGATGAGAAAACAGATGTTTTTGCATTTGGAATTCTACTTTTGGAGATTGTAACTGGACGGAGACCTGTTGATTCTTCAAAGCAAAACCTTCTCCTATGGGTAATCATACCTTTCATTCCCTTATAGAGAGTGTCACAATTCACAAATGTTGTTGATTAACAAATTAGGAAGAGTATGCACATTCTTCCAGAAAATTTTAGCAATGCAAATATAGATGGTAGGGACACATTTGTCCAGCTGGAAAGGAATAATATGACAACTTTTGTAGAGATTAATGTGAGAATTTTATGTTATTAGGGACTAATGTGTCACATGCTAAATTTTTAAGGAATGAATGTGGGAATTTACTCCATTTAAGAATTATTACCAAACGATAAACATACCTGTATAAATTGGTTAAGCAAGACATTAATATACTTTTGCAATATATAGGCAAAGCCTCTGATGGAATCAGGGAATATTGCTGAGCTAGCTGATCCAAGATTGGAAGGCAAGTATGATGGAGAGCAACTCTATAGGGTAGTGCTAACGGCTTCATACTGTGTGAGACAAACTGCCACGTGGCGTCCCCCAATGAGTGAGGTGAATGAACAATAATAGTCATGTATGAGTTTCTCATTCACCTAAATGAAGTTtctcatttcttttcttcttttttgatttACACAGGTATTAGAGCTGCTAACTAGTGGCCAAGAGAGTGAGGTTGGAAAGAGCTGGAGGATCCCAAAGTTCACTTCTGATGAATTGGATGATTACTCCATGGTTTTCGGATATGATGTACCCTCAGACGTATCTTTGGAGGATTATCTGTGAGAATGAAATGTAGGGTTcagtttcaattttcttttccatACTCTATATCTTAGGTTTGTGGTAGGAGTGAAGTAATAAGCATTAGATCAGAGGCTTGTTCTTTATTTGCGTAACTTATCATATGACtctcttttttgttgtttatttggTACACCTTAGTCTAGTCTGTCTTGGTTGAGCAAATACgaacttttctatttttttggagtTGAAGGGGaggattataatttttatgaagaTTTTAGGGAAATATTGTTAATACGAAAGACATTCTTGTCTGTGCCAAGTTGTTggtataaaaaatttagtttgtCTTTGTTTTGATGTATGCTATTTGTCTGAAAAAAGCATTCAGTGGAGGTTTGAAACTTTGAATAGATTGGCAAATGAAAACAGACCACATAATTTTTGTACAGTTGTCTTTCCTAATATCCAGCGTTTCGCTAAATATATATACAGTTGTCATCctgtttatttataataaaagcaTGATCACGTCTACCTTAGATCctgttgtaagaaaaaaaaaatcacaaaagacAGAATATTTAGAACGAGAAAACGGGATTTGTTATCGAATACAAACATGAAATTGTTGTTAGGTCCTGTAAAAGTATAagttaagagtttaattttcttatgcatttttatttaattaatcataatgttagatatgattttaaaaataattccctttatatatatattagaatatttattttaaacgaaGGCAAttctagaaattattttttaataaggatatttataagatttttttagatGTTTTTATCAACatcttatatttcttaatatatcattttcatctttatttttaaattaaatttgtatactttttttaaaaaaatgtattaataattaaaaataacattttatctcaatatagattatttattataaatctgaaatataatttatatgtttaaaatattttttattttaaatttaaattataatatagcttattaatttaaaaatatttttattataaattttagttatataaaataaatatttatttttatattacacaagttaaaatattaattattataaaactcaaTAAATTTAACATACATAACATTCAATCATTATAggacaatgtaattttttttcctccggtatatttaattcaaattcataaattaaaactattttttatatttcttgggCCATAGACATTCATTTCTTATTTACGTCCAGTTATGTGGTCACTGTATTGGGCTCAAGGTCATTGTGTTGGGCTCAACcaaaagatagagaaaaaagctaaagcaaaaaataaaacaataaacgATTTTTGGTTTGCAGCTTTGCACTTTGAGCGAAAATTTTAAGATGAAAGTCCATTCATTTGGCAACGGTAAGGAAGTTGAAAGGccgttattattaatttataaatttttttaaaaaaaaagaggacgtgatttattttcttttaaatactaataaaatactctttttttaaatactaataaaatacTCTGTAAGTTTAATGATTAAATTGTAAAGGgttaaactgtttttttttttcttaaccctTGGTTTTATCAAAGGAAAAtcttaacaatatttttagtaaCATTACAAAGTATTCTTAGTCTCTTACACACTTCAAATTTGAGACTAATAAGTAATCTCATTTTAGGGGGACGAATTTTCAACAACTAATTTATATTCATCTTATATttctcaccaaaaaaaaaaagcatcttATCCATTCGACAGTATAAAAATCATGTCAACCGTACAAATACCTTCGGGACACCTTTAAATTGGTTTGTTTTTTCCAAAATGAAAGAGTAATTTAACATTATTCACTAGTAATTTCAATTCATacaatttactttatttattaaattagagtataatttttttaaaatataactaaaccTCTTAGTTTATTTTTTCCTCAAAGACACGAGTCACTCTTAATGTTTTCTTTCCAATTTTAAACTTACGTTATTATACACCCATTATGAAtacttttaatctatatttttaaggttctatttaaataattaaccatatttataattataaaattttcatcttaattttaattttattttctatattatttaaaaatttaaatatacgtgaaaaaaatgtataagatttttttttgtccacCTATGAGATAATTGGTCAGTGTACctataaatgaaaataacttcGGCCAACTTAAACTCAAGccagcaaataaataaataaaatgcaagagagcataaaacaaagaaaaggaaaggacCACATCTAACATCTACCTTTAAGTTTGGATTTTAGTCCACCCCTTCTTCACACAGTAACATTGGAAACCGAATTGAAAGCACAAGGAAATCAATAACACATAAAGAAGGTTGAAAATGAAGGTGCagatttatccaaacacaatccCTTGAATCCATGTCCCTCAATGGAAAAGTAACTTTCTTCAATCCTCACCAAGGAAATAACCATTCCAAAATGAGATCAAACAATTACATGAAAGAGGAGGAGACCAATAGACCAAGCCCTAACaagttatatattttactaGATTTGTGGAGTCCCAACTCCCGAATCAAGATGTGGATAAGTTACATGTTGCTGTCGGGAATTACTTACTATGCATCTCTATTTTGTTTTACATGTTTTATAGTGTTACAGTAATGTTAttggtgttgtgttgtgttgtgttgacTATGCAAAGCGTAACATAACATTGTGGGCTCCTCTATAATGGGATTGATGATGGACACAAAAACTTGAATGGACCACACTGGACAGTGGTACTGCAACGAGACAAGTTGGGCCACAAGGGGATGGTTTGGATAGGTGGCGCACGTGAAGGGGGCGTGGGCTGGGCCCACCCTGTAGCCCATTTGACACTGACCCCACGTGAAACAAGTAACCGACACCTTTTCGTCTTCATTGTTCTATCCCATATTCAGATAAAACGCAGCCTGCCACTATCCATATCAGTTTTCAGTTTTCTTCaacagagagaaaaaaatatatattaaaaaaattggttgcTTGATGCTGATAATTGAATGAATCCCAGTTGTAACCAGTTCCCCAAGAATTACATTTTCGTCTTCAATAGGACGTCAACAATGtagtaataaacaaatattttttaatctaaattaaaatatatattaattaataacagaTAATCAcattacattttctttttcaaaattatccttAAAAGTATTAGGACGTATTATCTCTTTTttcacttaattaatttttttattaattaattcatagaaagaaaatgatgatttaTGCACTTTACCTTGGTAATTTGTGACTCGTCATTTTTCACGATCCacacaagagaaagaaagagtttatctgattaatttatattattctttgtttattaactaaaaatctATAATATACTTCAGGACATGAAACTTTTGGGCACTTATTTCCTAGTT of the Glycine max cultivar Williams 82 chromosome 13, Glycine_max_v4.0, whole genome shotgun sequence genome contains:
- the LOC100782832 gene encoding probable receptor-like serine/threonine-protein kinase At5g57670 isoform X2, which gives rise to MVLPCPAQILVGLSLDPDDSKELLSWAIRVLANPNDTIVAVHVLVAADKKKRVSVRRRQSQLRQAKAYVISVLGEFAQSSWSKQVNLEARVALNSTVGEGLVEEVKSINADYLLIRGSRNRTNKIGTSKGITKYCFEHAHDGCTMVSVGRRTKADQNANSNSTRFQDKKQPSSRWFKKNNQYGKGASPILEDYISGTKAQNRSPRTVLDGLEGQSNSTEDDTFSTRVSSTTNTPSSDSKRRSKIRKPQFPFRFIVSFLASPFRSKNFSISKNEKRQPLLKCFSYEQISNATKDFHQDNLVGRGGYSEVYKGDLSDGRTIAVKRLAKDNKDPNKEKEFLMELGVIGHVCHPNTATLVGCCIENGLYLIFNYSQNGNLATALHGKAGDPLDWPIRYKIAIGVARGLHYLHKCCKHRIIHRDIKASNVLLGPDYEPQITDFGLAKWLPNKWTHHAVIPVEGTFGYLAPEYFMHGIVDEKTDVFAFGILLLEIVTGRRPVDSSKQNLLLWAKPLMESGNIAELADPRLEGKYDGEQLYRVVLTASYCVRQTATWRPPMSEVLELLTSGQESEVGKSWRIPKFTSDELDDYSMVFGYDVPSDVSLEDYL
- the LOC100782832 gene encoding probable receptor-like serine/threonine-protein kinase At5g57670 isoform X1 — encoded protein: MVLPCPAQILVGLSLDPDDSKELLSWAIRVLANPNDTIVAVHVLVAADKKKRVSVRRRQSQLRQAKAYVISVLGEFAQSSWSKQVNLEARVALNSTVGEGLVEEVKSINADYLLIRGSRNRTNKIGTSKGITKYCFEHAHDGCTMVSVGRRTKADQNANSNSTRFQADKKQPSSRWFKKNNQYGKGASPILEDYISGTKAQNRSPRTVLDGLEGQSNSTEDDTFSTRVSSTTNTPSSDSKRRSKIRKPQFPFRFIVSFLASPFRSKNFSISKNEKRQPLLKCFSYEQISNATKDFHQDNLVGRGGYSEVYKGDLSDGRTIAVKRLAKDNKDPNKEKEFLMELGVIGHVCHPNTATLVGCCIENGLYLIFNYSQNGNLATALHGKAGDPLDWPIRYKIAIGVARGLHYLHKCCKHRIIHRDIKASNVLLGPDYEPQITDFGLAKWLPNKWTHHAVIPVEGTFGYLAPEYFMHGIVDEKTDVFAFGILLLEIVTGRRPVDSSKQNLLLWAKPLMESGNIAELADPRLEGKYDGEQLYRVVLTASYCVRQTATWRPPMSEVLELLTSGQESEVGKSWRIPKFTSDELDDYSMVFGYDVPSDVSLEDYL